In one window of Balaenoptera musculus isolate JJ_BM4_2016_0621 chromosome 10, mBalMus1.pri.v3, whole genome shotgun sequence DNA:
- the EEF1AKMT3 gene encoding EEF1A lysine methyltransferase 3, with protein sequence MADPRPDPESEPESVFPREVGLFADSYSEKSRFYFCGHVLSITENFGSRLGVAAHVWDAALSLCNYFESQNVDFRGKKVIELGAGTGIVGILAALQGGDVTITDLPLVLEQIQGNVQANVPAGGRAQVRALSWGIDQHVFPGDYDLVLGADIVYLEPTFPLLLGTLQHLCGPHGTIYLASKMREEHGTESFFQHLLPQHFQLELAQRDENENVNIYRARHRGPRPA encoded by the exons ATGGCGGACCCCCGCCCAGATCCTGAATCAGAGCCTGAATCCGTGTTCCCACGGGAGGTCGGACTCTTCGCCGACTCTTACTCGGAGAAGAGCCGGTTCTACTTCTGTGGGCACGTGCTGAGCATCACGGAGAACTTCGGGTCCCGCCTCGGGGTGGCAGCGCACGTGTGGGACGCG GCTCTAAGCCTGTGCAACTATTTCGAGAGTCAGAATGTGGATTTCCGAGGCAAGAAAGTGATCGAACTGGGCGCTGGGACGGGCATCGTGGGTATCTTGGCAGCGCTGCAGG gGGGTGATGTTACCATCACTGACCTGCCCCTGGTCCTAGAACAGATCCAGGGCAACGTCCAGGCCAATGTGCCGGCTGGAGGCCGGGCCCAGGTCCGCGCCTTGTCCTGGGGGATTGACCAGCATGTCTTCCCTGGAGACTATGACCTGGTGCTGGGGGCTGATATCGTGTATCTGGAGCCCACCTTCCCACTGCTGCTGGGGACCCTCCAACACCTGTGCGGGCCCCATGGCACCATCTATCTGGCTTCCAAGATGAGAGAGGAGCACGGGACAGAGAGCTTCTTTCAGCACCTCCTGCCCCAGCATTTCCAACTGGAGCTGGCCCAGCGGGATGAGAATGAGAATGTTAACATCTATAGGGCCAGGCACAGGGGACCAAGACCTGCTTGA
- the TSFM gene encoding elongation factor Ts, mitochondrial isoform X1, translated as MSLLRSLRLCLVARAGSCPVRALGPGPVLPSLQAGPLLLQSPQPWHTFHAGPWLSSSASSKELLMKLRRRTGYSFVNCKKALEICGGDLKQAESWLHKQAQKEGWSKAARLHGRKTKEGLIGLLQEGDTTVLVEVNCETDFVSRNLKFQQLVQQVALGTLLHCQSLKDQLSTYSKGFLNSSELSELPAGREREGSLKDQLALAIGKLGENMTLKRAAWVKVPAGFYVGSYVHGAMHSPSLHNLVLGKYGALVICETSERKANLEDLGRRLGQHVVGMAPLSVGSLDDEPGGEAETKMLSQPYLLDPSITLGQYVQPQGVSVVDFVRFECGEGEEAAEAE; from the exons ATGTCGCTGCTGCGGTCCCTGCGCCTCTGTCTGGTCGCGCGGGCCGGGAGCTGCCCAGTGAGGGCTCTTGGCCCCGGCCCCGTTCTGCCTTCCTTGCAG GCGGGACCCCTTCTGCTTCAGTCGCCCCAACCGTGGCATACATTTCACGCTGGGCCCTGGCTGTCCTCCTCGGCTTCCAGCAAGGAGCTCCTCATGAAGCTGCGGCGGAGAACGGGCTACTCCTTTGTAAACTGCAAGAAGGCTCTGGAGATTTGTGGCGGGGATCTCAAACAG gcAGAGAGCTGGCTCCACAAACAGGCCCAGAAGGAGGGCTGGAGTAAAGCTGCCAGGCTCCATGGAAGGAAGACCAAAGAAGGTCTGATTGGGCTGCTGCAGGAAGGAGACACGACTGTGTTAGTAGAG GTGAACTGTGAGACAGATTTTGTTTCCAGAAACTTAAAATTTCAACAGTTGGTCCAGCAAGTAGCCCTGGGAACCCTGTTGCATTGTCAGAGCCTAAAGGATCAACTGTCCACATATAGTAAA GGCTTCTTGAATTCCTCTGAGCTCTCTGAACTTCCAGCTGGGCGTGAGAGAGAAGGCTCTCTCAAGGATCAGCTGGCCTTAGCAATTG ggaaactgggagaaaacatGACTCTTAAACGAGCTGCATGGGTGAAGGTGCCAGCTGGGTTCTATGTTGGCTCTTACGTCCATGGGGCAATGCACAGTCCCTCGCTCCACAACCTGGTGCTGGGGAAGTATGGGGCCCTGGTCATCTGCGAGACGTCTGAGCGGAAAGCAAACCTTGAAGACCTTGGCCGCCGCCTTGGGCAGCATGTGGTGGGCATGGCTCCTCTCTCTGTTGGCTCCCTGGACGATGAGCCTGGGGGAGAGGCAGAAACCAAGATGCTGTCCCAGCCGTACTTGCTGGATCCCTCCATCACACTGGGACAGTATGTGCAGCCCCAAGGGGTGTCTGTAGTAGACTTCGTGCGGTTTGAATGTGGAGAAGGCGAAGAGGCAGCAGAGGCTGAATAG
- the TSFM gene encoding elongation factor Ts, mitochondrial isoform X3 yields the protein MSLLRSLRLCLVARAGSCPVRALGPGPVLPSLQAGPLLLQSPQPWHTFHAGPWLSSSASSKELLMKLRRRTGYSFVNCKKALEICGGDLKQAESWLHKQAQKEGWSKAARLHGRKTKEGLIGLLQEGDTTVLVEVNCETDFVSRNLKFQQLVQQVALGTLLHCQSLKDQLSTYSKGFLNSSELSELPAGREREGSLKDQLALAIVSVMYCSPS from the exons ATGTCGCTGCTGCGGTCCCTGCGCCTCTGTCTGGTCGCGCGGGCCGGGAGCTGCCCAGTGAGGGCTCTTGGCCCCGGCCCCGTTCTGCCTTCCTTGCAG GCGGGACCCCTTCTGCTTCAGTCGCCCCAACCGTGGCATACATTTCACGCTGGGCCCTGGCTGTCCTCCTCGGCTTCCAGCAAGGAGCTCCTCATGAAGCTGCGGCGGAGAACGGGCTACTCCTTTGTAAACTGCAAGAAGGCTCTGGAGATTTGTGGCGGGGATCTCAAACAG gcAGAGAGCTGGCTCCACAAACAGGCCCAGAAGGAGGGCTGGAGTAAAGCTGCCAGGCTCCATGGAAGGAAGACCAAAGAAGGTCTGATTGGGCTGCTGCAGGAAGGAGACACGACTGTGTTAGTAGAG GTGAACTGTGAGACAGATTTTGTTTCCAGAAACTTAAAATTTCAACAGTTGGTCCAGCAAGTAGCCCTGGGAACCCTGTTGCATTGTCAGAGCCTAAAGGATCAACTGTCCACATATAGTAAA GGCTTCTTGAATTCCTCTGAGCTCTCTGAACTTCCAGCTGGGCGTGAGAGAGAAGGCTCTCTCAAGGATCAGCTGGCCTTAGCAATTG
- the TSFM gene encoding elongation factor Ts, mitochondrial isoform X2 produces the protein MSLLRSLRLCLVARAGSCPVRALGPGPVLPSLQAGPLLLQSPQPWHTFHAGPWLSSSASSKELLMKLRRRTGYSFVNCKKALEICGGDLKQAESWLHKQAQKEGWSKAARLHGRKTKEGLIGLLQEGDTTVLVEVNCETDFVSRNLKFQQLVQQVALGTLLHCQSLKDQLSTYSKGFLNSSELSELPAGREREGSLKDQLALAIELLCGPAAALTGLGR, from the exons ATGTCGCTGCTGCGGTCCCTGCGCCTCTGTCTGGTCGCGCGGGCCGGGAGCTGCCCAGTGAGGGCTCTTGGCCCCGGCCCCGTTCTGCCTTCCTTGCAG GCGGGACCCCTTCTGCTTCAGTCGCCCCAACCGTGGCATACATTTCACGCTGGGCCCTGGCTGTCCTCCTCGGCTTCCAGCAAGGAGCTCCTCATGAAGCTGCGGCGGAGAACGGGCTACTCCTTTGTAAACTGCAAGAAGGCTCTGGAGATTTGTGGCGGGGATCTCAAACAG gcAGAGAGCTGGCTCCACAAACAGGCCCAGAAGGAGGGCTGGAGTAAAGCTGCCAGGCTCCATGGAAGGAAGACCAAAGAAGGTCTGATTGGGCTGCTGCAGGAAGGAGACACGACTGTGTTAGTAGAG GTGAACTGTGAGACAGATTTTGTTTCCAGAAACTTAAAATTTCAACAGTTGGTCCAGCAAGTAGCCCTGGGAACCCTGTTGCATTGTCAGAGCCTAAAGGATCAACTGTCCACATATAGTAAA GGCTTCTTGAATTCCTCTGAGCTCTCTGAACTTCCAGCTGGGCGTGAGAGAGAAGGCTCTCTCAAGGATCAGCTGGCCTTAGCAATTG